A window of the Oncorhynchus mykiss isolate Arlee chromosome 15, USDA_OmykA_1.1, whole genome shotgun sequence genome harbors these coding sequences:
- the LOC118938889 gene encoding kinesin-like protein KIF12: MGPGAMRNREWLKEARQNLPRNLALSKMMSRLMPRHQEPWWATRSIVGGKPGYNEHQDDSQVPEREKQRTEIQVESNVIVAVRVRPLTEDEHNRGDETIVYCPDQHSLLVGASGQERAFVFDVVLGPESSQHAMFQECGMTRLIDMAVQGFCCTVFAFGQTGSGKTYTITGPHSLFLEGSHDALLAGLMQRSLSYLLQLAGQSEEGFHLYASYLEIYNEQVHDLLNPCLPYSLAVRGSRTQGFYVENLSVVEFHNLDSFMRILEGGMQNRQSSSHSQNEHSSRSHSILTVHIKGMSTQGKLCVVDLAGSERVREGDSIEELLEETGNINRSLLTLGKCISSLVDPIKRNGHIPYRDSKLTKLLSDSLGGSGITLMIACVSPTLGNLQETLNTLRYSSRAKRIKNRPMVKRDLREKLVVSLQREICRLRQENLLLQQHLSSAHKAGAGGSGLETKYPGSMSSSPQHAKDLAGVRTGSSCSETSLRSLLQELMRENDKLQRDKLALLDSQESFNQQRAQLFNENNRLLRKLEDLER; encoded by the exons ATGGGACCAGGGGCAATGAGGAACAGGGAGTGGCTGAAGGAGGCCAGACAGAACTTGCCACGGAATCTTGCTTTGAGCAAGATGATGTCTCGACTAATGCCGAGACATCAGGAGccatggtgggccaccagaaGCATTGTTGGAGGAAAGCCAGGGTACAACGAGCACCAGGATGACAG CCAGGTGCcagaaagagagaagcagaggaccGAGATACAGGTGGAGTCCAACGTTATCGTGGCCGTCAG ggtaAGGCCTCTGACTGAAGATGAGCATAACAGGGGAGATGAGACCATCGTCTACTGTCCAGACCAACACAGTCTACTG GTGGGTGCGTCGGGGCAGGAGAGGGCGTTTGTGTTTGATGTGGTCCTGGGACCAGAGAGTTCCCAGCATGCCATGTTTCAAGAGTGTGGCATGACTCGTCTCATAGACATGGCGGTCCAGGG GTTCTGCTGTACTGTGTTTGCCTTTGGACAGACAGGGTCAGGAAAAACATACACCATCACTGGGCCACACTCTCTG TTCTTGGAGGGCTCTCATGACGCCTTGCTGGCAGGTCTAATGCAGCGTTCTCTGTCATACCTTCTTCAGCTGGCTGGCCAATCAGAGGAGGGCTTTCACCTCTATGCCTCATACCTGGAGATCTATAATGAACAG GTGCATGACCTGCTGAACCCATGTCTGCCGTACTCGTTGGCAGTGCGCGGCAGCAGAACCCAAGGGTTCTACGTAGAGAACCTGTCAGTAGTAGAGTTCCACAACCTGGACAGCTTCATGAGAATactggagggag GGATGCAGAACAGACAGAGCTCCTCTCACTCCCAGAATGAACATTCCAGCCGTAGTCACTCCATCCTAACTGTCCACATCAAG GGCATGTCAACCCAGGGGAAGCTGTGCGTAGTAGACCTGGCAGGcagtgagagggtgagagagggagactctATAGAGGAATTATTGGAAGAGACAGGCAACATCAACCGCAGTCTGCTCACTCTGG GGAAGTGTATCTCGTCTCTGGTGGATCCTATTAAGAGGAATGGCCATATTCCCTACCGCGACAGTAAACTCACCAAGCTGCTCTCTGATTCGCTGGGAGGATCTGGTATCACTCTCATG ATTGCGTGTGTGTCTCCCACCCTGGGCAATCTCCAGGAGACCCTGAACACACTTCGATACTCCAGCAGAGCCAAAAGGATCAAGAATAGACCCATGGTCAAGAGG GACCTGCGTGAGAAGTTGGTGGTCAGCCTCCAGAGAGAGATCTGTCGGCTGCGCCAGGAGAACCTGTTGCTACAGCAGCACCTTTCCTCAGCCCATAAGGCTGGGGCAGGGGGTTCTGGGCTGGAGACAAAGTACCCTGGGAGTATGAGTTCTTCTCCTCAGCATGCAAAAGACTTGGCCGGGGTCAGGACAGGCTCCTCCTGCTCTGAGACCAGCCTCAGGAGCCTGTTGCAGGAGCTGATGAGAGAGAACGACAAGCTACA GCGAGATAAGCTGGCTCTGTTGGACAGCCAGGAGAGTTTTAATCAGCAGAGAGCACAACTTTTCAATGAGAACAACCGCCTGCTGAGAAAACTAGAAGATCTGGAGAGGTAG